The following proteins come from a genomic window of Larimichthys crocea isolate SSNF chromosome XV, L_crocea_2.0, whole genome shotgun sequence:
- the myt1b gene encoding myelin transcription factor 1 isoform X3, translating into MMSVEGDDKRTRTRSKGIRVPIELVGQELSCPTPGCNGSGHISGRYSRHRSVLGCPIARKRRLEEAEQEQEQDTERPASKRKAHPLKLALDEGFSAESDASSEAEGEGDKDEERAGETREVEKEEREASVEEEMTEDLTQDGQMNGQEDDAQQEEEEREEEETYQKEENTFAADEEEECVIIEPEQEAAPPAAECQSPSQSAEEVANSLLHLGRVSNNNAPTVATQQPVAMETEEVVTVAAEQGEEAKDEQEEDNEGEEEEEEVMHRVQVLEETAAVQKEGAEVEEEELEDEQEECPVSNHESQENHRHVTEDVHQKQIKDVEEEEEEEMAAPAQRVTPTEEEDEEKDEEDRREVNHILPISDVPTAIRTITSTAAAQGTHIEAQDHRASPQEDYKSHRGSPLGNYNTNRASPLDKYDSHKRSPPQNYKASPPLSYSSHRASPLEDYFPNIRGENYKIHKASSSASPDIIEVRSDKSEEKDFDDMDGDDERDDEDSLSQRSTVTDESEMFDITRGNLGLLEQAIALKAEQVKPAGPRELLCAPDIHHQRYFTMDDRPKHLDIIRKSYFSKESSRPEKREIKCPTPGCDGTGHVTGLYPHHRSLSGCPHKDRIPPEILAMHENVLKCPTPGCTGQGHVNSNRNTHRSLSGCPIAAAEKLSKGHDKPHLSQPGSEHLNDRVLRPMCFVKQLEVPQYGSYRPNMAPATPRANLAKELEKYSKVSFDYASFDAQVFGKRMLAPKMPTSETSPKAFKTKPSFPKSSSPTLSLHGYGKSSSLPYDYSHDAEAAHMAATAILNLSTRCWEKPENLSTKLQNKEMDIEVDENGTLDLSMKKPIKHEGSLSGTSPGVRSPDPSSSSSSLHHGGSSGMTSPNLHAYKQEEWEGPLDYTKPNRQREEEMDEMEHTGQSFVSSDPEDCDMMQDCLEERKYPGEVTTPSFKVKFQPKDSKKELLSCPTPGCDGSGHITGNYASHRRCPTPGCDGSGHITGNYASHRSLSGCPRAKKSGIKTPTKDNQEDSELLKCPVPGCDSLGHISGKYATHRSAYGCPLAARRQKEGLLNGTPFNWKAFKTEGPTCPTPGCDGSGHANGSFLTHRSLSGCPRALYAKKKAKFPTEDYLSTKFRASDVLDNDEDIKQLNKEINDLNESNNEMEADMVNLQTQISSMEKNLKSIEHENKMIEEQNEALFMELSGLSRALIRSLANIRLPHMQEPITEQNFDSYISTLTDMYTNKDCFQSPENKALLESINKAVKGIKV; encoded by the exons ATGAGTGTGGAGGGTGATGACAAGCGAACACGCACTCGGTCCAAAGGAATCAGAG ttcCTATTGAGCTCGTAGGACAAGAGCTGAG CTGCCCCACCCCTGGATGCAATGGCTCTGGCCATATCAGTGGGAGATACTCACGACACAGAAG TGTTCTGGGTTGCCCAATAGCAAGAAAGCGTCGTCTAGAGGAAGCCGAGCAGGAGCAAGAGCAGGATACAGAGCGGCCTGCCTCCAAGAGGAAGGCCCACCCACTGAAACTGGCCCTGGACGAGGGCTTCAGTGCAGAAAGCGACGCCAGCAGTGAGGCTGAGGGCGAGGGAGACAAGGATGAGGAGCGTGCAGGAGAGACcagggaggtggagaaggaggagagggaggcatCTGTAGAGGAGGAGATGACAGAAGACCTGACGCAGGATGGACAGATGAATGGACAGGAGGACGATgcacagcaggaggaagaggagagagaagaagaagagacataTCAGAAGGAGGAGAACACGTTTGCAGCTGATGAAG AAGAAGAGTGTGTGATCATTGAGCCTGAGCAAGAAGCAGCGCCACCTGCTGCCGAGTGCCAGTCTCCCTCTCAAAGCGCCGAAGAGGTGGCCAACTCGCTCCTCCATCTTGGCCGAGTCTCCAACAACAATGCTCCAACTGTGGCCACTCAGCAgcctgttgctatggagacTGAGGAGGTTGTCACCGTGGCAGCTGAACAGGGTGAAGAAGCAAAggatgagcaggaggaggacaatgagggggaagaggaagaggaggaggttatGCACAGAGTTCAAGTTCTGGAAGAGACGGCCGCTGTGCAGAAGGAAGGAGCTgaagtagaagaagaggagTTGGAGGATGAGCAAGAAGAGTGCCCGGTCAGCAACCACGAGAGCCAGGAGAACCACCGTCATGTGACCGAAGATGTCCACCAGAAACAGATCAAAGatgtagaggaggaggaggaggaagagatggcAGCGCCAGCACAGCGGGTCACTCcaacagaagaagaggatgaggagaaggacGAGGAAGACCGCAGGGAGGTGAACCACATCCTGCCCATTTCTGATGTGCCAACTGCCATCCGCACCATCACCAGCACCGCCGCAGCTCAGGGAACACACATCGAAGCTCAAGACCACAGAGCCAGTCCTCAGGAGGACTACAAATCACACAGGGGTAGTCCCCTCGGAAACTACAACACCAACAGAGCCAGTCCACTTGACAAATATGACTCTCATAAACGTAGCCCACCTCAGAACTACAAGGCCAGTCCTCCTTTAAGTTACAGCTCCCACAGGGCCAGTCCACTTGAGGACTACTTTCCCAACATTCGAGGTGAGAACTATAAAATCCACAAAGCCTCGTCCTCGGCCTCTCCCGACATCATCGAGGTGAGATCGGATAagtcagaggagaaagactTCGATGACATGGACGGGGATGATGAGCGCGACGATGAAGACAGCCTGTCGCAGCGCTCCACGGTGACGGACGAGTCAGAGATGTTCGACATAACCCGAGGGAACCTTGGCCTGCTGGAGCAGGCCATCGCCTTGAAGGCAGAGCAGGTGAAGCCGGCTGGGCCCAGAGAGCTGCTTTGTGCCCCAGATATCCACCACCAGCGATACTTTACCATGGATGACAGGCCCAAGCACCTGGACATCATCCGCAAGAGCTACTTCAGCAAAG AGAGCAGTAGGCCAGAGAAGAGGGAGATCAAGTGTCCCACCCCAGGTTGTGATGGGACGGGTCACGTGACCGGTCTTTACCCCCACCACCGCAGCCTGTCAGGCTGTCCGCACAAGGACAGGATCCCCCCGGAGA TTCTGGCCATGCATGAGAATGTGCTGAAGTGTCCAACTCCTGGCTGCACTGGTCAGGGCCATGTTAACAGCAACCGTAACACACACCGCAG TCTTTCTGGATGCCCCattgctgctgcagagaagctgTCCAAGGGCCACGATAAGCCACATCTCTCTCAGCCAGGCAGCGAGCACCTCAATGACAGAGTGCTGCG GCCTATGTGCTTTGTGAAGCAGCTGGAGGTGCCCCAGTATGGCAGCTACAGGCCCAACATGGCACCCGCCACGCCTCGCGCCAACCTGGCCAAGGAGCTGGAGAAGTACTCCAAGGTGTCCTTCGATTATGCAAGCTTTGACGCTCAAGTGTTCGGGAAGCGCATGCTTGCTCCAAAGATGCCCACCAGCGAAACCTCACCCAAAGCCTTCAAAA CTAAGCCCTCATTCCCCAAGTCATCATCGCCCACCCTCAGTCTCCACGGTTACGGGAAGAGCTCCTCCTTGCCCTATGACTACTCCCATGATGCAGAGGCCGCTCACATGGCCGCCACTGCCATCCTGAACCTGTCCACACGCTGCTGGGAGAAACCTGAAAACCTCAGCACCAAACTCCAAAACAAG GAAATGGACATCGAGGTGGACGAGAACGGCACCCTGGACCTGAGCATGAAGAAGCCCATCAAACACGAGGGCAGTCTGTCCGGCACCAGTCCCGGGGTTCGATCCCCGGacccttcttcctcttcttcctcgctCCATCACGGTGGAAGCAGCGGGATGACATCACCAAACCTTCACGCATACAAgcaggaggagtgggagggaCCTCTGGATTACACCAAACCCAACCGCCAAAGGGAGGAGGAAATGGACGAG atggaGCACACAGGCCAGTCGTTCGTCTCATCCGACCCAGAGGACTGCGACATGATGCAGGACTGTCTGGAGGAGAGGAAGTACCCGGGAGAGGTTACAACCCCGAGCTTCAAGGTCAAGTTCCAGCCCAAGGATAGCAAGAAAGAGCTGCTCTC GTGCCCTACACCTGGATGTGATGGCAGCGGTCACATCACTGGAAACTATGCGTCCCATCGCAG ATGCCCCACACCAGGATGTGACGGCTCAGGTCACATCACAGGAAACTACGCCTCCCACAGAAG tctctctGGGTGCCCGCGTGCCAAGAAAAGTGGAATTAAAACTCCTACCAAGGACAACCAGGAGGACTCCGAGCTTTTAAA ATGCCCGGTGCCGGGCTGCGACAGCTTGGGTCACATCAGTGGGAAGTACGCCACACACCGTAGTGCCTACGGGTGCCCGCTGGCGGCCCGCAGACAGAAGGAGGGTCTCCTTAATGGCACACCATTCAACTGGAAGGCCTTCAAGACAGAGGGGCCTACTTGTCCCACCCCAGGTTGTGACGGCTCCGGACACGCTAACGGAAGCTTCCTCACACACCGCAG CCTCTCAGGATGCCCCAGAGCCTTGTATGCCAAGAAGAAGGCCAAGTTCCCCACAGAGGACTACCTAAGCACCAAGTTCAGAGCCAGTGATG TTTTAGACAACGATGAGGACATCAAGCAGCTCAACAAAGAGATTAACGACCTCAATGAATCCAACAATGAAATGGAGGCTGACATGGTCAACCTGCAgactcag ATCTCCTCCATGGAGAAGAACCTGAAGAGTATTGAGCACGAGAACAAGATGATCGAGGAGCAGAACGAGGCTCTGTTCATGGAGCTGTCCGGTCTCAGCCGTGCCCTGATCCGCAGCCTGGCCAATATACGCCTGCCACACATG CAGGAGCCAATCACCGAGCAGAACTTCGACAGCTACATAAGCACCCTGACTGACATGTACACCAACAAGGACTGCTTCCAGAGCCCTGAGAACAAGGCTCTGCTGGAGAGCATCAACAAAGCTGTGAAGGGCATCAAAGTCTGA
- the myt1b gene encoding myelin transcription factor 1 isoform X4 — translation MMSVEGDDKRTRTRSKGIRVPIELVGQELSCPTPGCNGSGHISGRYSRHRSVLGCPIARKRRLEEAEQEQEQDTERPASKRKAHPLKLALDEGFSAESDASSEAEGEGDKDEERAGETREVEKEEREASVEEEMTEDLTQDGQMNGQEDDAQQEEEEREEEETYQKEENTFAADEEEECVIIEPEQEAAPPAAECQSPSQSAEEVANSLLHLGRVSNNNAPTVATQQPVAMETEEVVTVAAEQGEEAKDEQEEDNEGEEEEEEVMHRVQVLEETAAVQKEGAEVEEEELEDEQEECPVSNHESQENHRHVTEDVHQKQIKDVEEEEEEEMAAPAQRVTPTEEEDEEKDEEDRREVNHILPISDVPTAIRTITSTAAAQGTHIEAQDHRASPQEDYKSHRGSPLGNYNTNRASPLDKYDSHKRSPPQNYKASPPLSYSSHRASPLEDYFPNIRGENYKIHKASSSASPDIIEVRSDKSEEKDFDDMDGDDERDDEDSLSQRSTVTDESEMFDITRGNLGLLEQAIALKAEQVKPAGPRELLCAPDIHHQRYFTMDDRPKHLDIIRKSYFSKESSRPEKREIKCPTPGCDGTGHVTGLYPHHRSLSGCPHKDRIPPEILAMHENVLKCPTPGCTGQGHVNSNRNTHRSLSGCPIAAAEKLSKGHDKPHLSQPGSEHLNDRVLRPMCFVKQLEVPQYGSYRPNMAPATPRANLAKELEKYSKVSFDYASFDAQVFGKRMLAPKMPTSETSPKAFKTKPSFPKSSSPTLSLHGYGKSSSLPYDYSHDAEAAHMAATAILNLSTRCWEKPENLSTKLQNKEMDIEVDENGTLDLSMKKPIKHEGSLSGTSPGVRSPDPSSSSSSLHHGGSSGMTSPNLHAYKQEEWEGPLDYTKPNRQREEEMDEMEHTGQSFVSSDPEDCDMMQDCLEERKYPGEVTTPSFKVKFQPKDSKKELLSCPTPGCDGSGHITGNYASHRSLSGCPLADKSLRSLMAAHTPELKCPTPGCDGSGHITGNYASHRRCPVPGCDSLGHISGKYATHRSAYGCPLAARRQKEGLLNGTPFNWKAFKTEGPTCPTPGCDGSGHANGSFLTHRSLSGCPRALYAKKKAKFPTEDYLSTKFRASDVLDNDEDIKQLNKEINDLNESNNEMEADMVNLQTQISSMEKNLKSIEHENKMIEEQNEALFMELSGLSRALIRSLANIRLPHMQEPITEQNFDSYISTLTDMYTNKDCFQSPENKALLESINKAVKGIKV, via the exons ATGAGTGTGGAGGGTGATGACAAGCGAACACGCACTCGGTCCAAAGGAATCAGAG ttcCTATTGAGCTCGTAGGACAAGAGCTGAG CTGCCCCACCCCTGGATGCAATGGCTCTGGCCATATCAGTGGGAGATACTCACGACACAGAAG TGTTCTGGGTTGCCCAATAGCAAGAAAGCGTCGTCTAGAGGAAGCCGAGCAGGAGCAAGAGCAGGATACAGAGCGGCCTGCCTCCAAGAGGAAGGCCCACCCACTGAAACTGGCCCTGGACGAGGGCTTCAGTGCAGAAAGCGACGCCAGCAGTGAGGCTGAGGGCGAGGGAGACAAGGATGAGGAGCGTGCAGGAGAGACcagggaggtggagaaggaggagagggaggcatCTGTAGAGGAGGAGATGACAGAAGACCTGACGCAGGATGGACAGATGAATGGACAGGAGGACGATgcacagcaggaggaagaggagagagaagaagaagagacataTCAGAAGGAGGAGAACACGTTTGCAGCTGATGAAG AAGAAGAGTGTGTGATCATTGAGCCTGAGCAAGAAGCAGCGCCACCTGCTGCCGAGTGCCAGTCTCCCTCTCAAAGCGCCGAAGAGGTGGCCAACTCGCTCCTCCATCTTGGCCGAGTCTCCAACAACAATGCTCCAACTGTGGCCACTCAGCAgcctgttgctatggagacTGAGGAGGTTGTCACCGTGGCAGCTGAACAGGGTGAAGAAGCAAAggatgagcaggaggaggacaatgagggggaagaggaagaggaggaggttatGCACAGAGTTCAAGTTCTGGAAGAGACGGCCGCTGTGCAGAAGGAAGGAGCTgaagtagaagaagaggagTTGGAGGATGAGCAAGAAGAGTGCCCGGTCAGCAACCACGAGAGCCAGGAGAACCACCGTCATGTGACCGAAGATGTCCACCAGAAACAGATCAAAGatgtagaggaggaggaggaggaagagatggcAGCGCCAGCACAGCGGGTCACTCcaacagaagaagaggatgaggagaaggacGAGGAAGACCGCAGGGAGGTGAACCACATCCTGCCCATTTCTGATGTGCCAACTGCCATCCGCACCATCACCAGCACCGCCGCAGCTCAGGGAACACACATCGAAGCTCAAGACCACAGAGCCAGTCCTCAGGAGGACTACAAATCACACAGGGGTAGTCCCCTCGGAAACTACAACACCAACAGAGCCAGTCCACTTGACAAATATGACTCTCATAAACGTAGCCCACCTCAGAACTACAAGGCCAGTCCTCCTTTAAGTTACAGCTCCCACAGGGCCAGTCCACTTGAGGACTACTTTCCCAACATTCGAGGTGAGAACTATAAAATCCACAAAGCCTCGTCCTCGGCCTCTCCCGACATCATCGAGGTGAGATCGGATAagtcagaggagaaagactTCGATGACATGGACGGGGATGATGAGCGCGACGATGAAGACAGCCTGTCGCAGCGCTCCACGGTGACGGACGAGTCAGAGATGTTCGACATAACCCGAGGGAACCTTGGCCTGCTGGAGCAGGCCATCGCCTTGAAGGCAGAGCAGGTGAAGCCGGCTGGGCCCAGAGAGCTGCTTTGTGCCCCAGATATCCACCACCAGCGATACTTTACCATGGATGACAGGCCCAAGCACCTGGACATCATCCGCAAGAGCTACTTCAGCAAAG AGAGCAGTAGGCCAGAGAAGAGGGAGATCAAGTGTCCCACCCCAGGTTGTGATGGGACGGGTCACGTGACCGGTCTTTACCCCCACCACCGCAGCCTGTCAGGCTGTCCGCACAAGGACAGGATCCCCCCGGAGA TTCTGGCCATGCATGAGAATGTGCTGAAGTGTCCAACTCCTGGCTGCACTGGTCAGGGCCATGTTAACAGCAACCGTAACACACACCGCAG TCTTTCTGGATGCCCCattgctgctgcagagaagctgTCCAAGGGCCACGATAAGCCACATCTCTCTCAGCCAGGCAGCGAGCACCTCAATGACAGAGTGCTGCG GCCTATGTGCTTTGTGAAGCAGCTGGAGGTGCCCCAGTATGGCAGCTACAGGCCCAACATGGCACCCGCCACGCCTCGCGCCAACCTGGCCAAGGAGCTGGAGAAGTACTCCAAGGTGTCCTTCGATTATGCAAGCTTTGACGCTCAAGTGTTCGGGAAGCGCATGCTTGCTCCAAAGATGCCCACCAGCGAAACCTCACCCAAAGCCTTCAAAA CTAAGCCCTCATTCCCCAAGTCATCATCGCCCACCCTCAGTCTCCACGGTTACGGGAAGAGCTCCTCCTTGCCCTATGACTACTCCCATGATGCAGAGGCCGCTCACATGGCCGCCACTGCCATCCTGAACCTGTCCACACGCTGCTGGGAGAAACCTGAAAACCTCAGCACCAAACTCCAAAACAAG GAAATGGACATCGAGGTGGACGAGAACGGCACCCTGGACCTGAGCATGAAGAAGCCCATCAAACACGAGGGCAGTCTGTCCGGCACCAGTCCCGGGGTTCGATCCCCGGacccttcttcctcttcttcctcgctCCATCACGGTGGAAGCAGCGGGATGACATCACCAAACCTTCACGCATACAAgcaggaggagtgggagggaCCTCTGGATTACACCAAACCCAACCGCCAAAGGGAGGAGGAAATGGACGAG atggaGCACACAGGCCAGTCGTTCGTCTCATCCGACCCAGAGGACTGCGACATGATGCAGGACTGTCTGGAGGAGAGGAAGTACCCGGGAGAGGTTACAACCCCGAGCTTCAAGGTCAAGTTCCAGCCCAAGGATAGCAAGAAAGAGCTGCTCTC GTGCCCTACACCTGGATGTGATGGCAGCGGTCACATCACTGGAAACTATGCGTCCCATCGCAG tctgtctgggTGTCCTCTCGCTGATAAGAGCCTTCGGTCCCTCATGGCGGCCCACACCCCTGAACTCAA ATGCCCCACACCAGGATGTGACGGCTCAGGTCACATCACAGGAAACTACGCCTCCCACAGAAG ATGCCCGGTGCCGGGCTGCGACAGCTTGGGTCACATCAGTGGGAAGTACGCCACACACCGTAGTGCCTACGGGTGCCCGCTGGCGGCCCGCAGACAGAAGGAGGGTCTCCTTAATGGCACACCATTCAACTGGAAGGCCTTCAAGACAGAGGGGCCTACTTGTCCCACCCCAGGTTGTGACGGCTCCGGACACGCTAACGGAAGCTTCCTCACACACCGCAG CCTCTCAGGATGCCCCAGAGCCTTGTATGCCAAGAAGAAGGCCAAGTTCCCCACAGAGGACTACCTAAGCACCAAGTTCAGAGCCAGTGATG TTTTAGACAACGATGAGGACATCAAGCAGCTCAACAAAGAGATTAACGACCTCAATGAATCCAACAATGAAATGGAGGCTGACATGGTCAACCTGCAgactcag ATCTCCTCCATGGAGAAGAACCTGAAGAGTATTGAGCACGAGAACAAGATGATCGAGGAGCAGAACGAGGCTCTGTTCATGGAGCTGTCCGGTCTCAGCCGTGCCCTGATCCGCAGCCTGGCCAATATACGCCTGCCACACATG CAGGAGCCAATCACCGAGCAGAACTTCGACAGCTACATAAGCACCCTGACTGACATGTACACCAACAAGGACTGCTTCCAGAGCCCTGAGAACAAGGCTCTGCTGGAGAGCATCAACAAAGCTGTGAAGGGCATCAAAGTCTGA